In Brevibacillus brevis NBRC 100599, a single genomic region encodes these proteins:
- a CDS encoding ABC transporter permease, with amino-acid sequence MRAELQQAPTAARRKSITASPAFVYVLVSPLFLILLAYVVYPLFETFVASIKIDEEITWKNYIRFFSLEHTANLEALWNSIYISVLSVITCGIVGVTMAFLLERYEFPGRKILSVLALVPMALPPLIGVLSFTFLYGESGIVPRAIKELFGLAQVPFSLKGMWGVVVVHTFTMYTYFFMTATAAIKGLDPSLEEAAASLGANRFTVWRRIILPMLTPAMVASSLLVFMISMASYTAPLIFGIDRTMTMQIYLSRTNGDLDMAATQSTILSIVSVAFLLIMRWYQGARNYQNLSKGVSVHRTEIKSKAGRYTTIVLSFIGTIILMLPILVLVLISFSVDGTWTVQILPPEYTLSHYMDLFTDSKTWRPILNSLQLSAIAVVGIVIFGVAAAYAMVRLKFRGKTLLDVLIMLPWALPGTVVAINLIAAFSEPNAFSFGQVLIGTFWIIPLAYFVRHLPLVFRSTNATLMQMDPSVEEAARNLGASWWYSFRRVVFPMAWGGILAGTLLAFVQCIGEFVASILIFTSKTTPLSVAVFQRMYSNEFGTACAYGVLQIVVIIIVLFISRKLTGDKAGTAV; translated from the coding sequence TTATCCATTGTTCGAAACGTTCGTTGCGAGTATCAAAATCGATGAGGAAATTACGTGGAAAAACTACATTCGCTTCTTCAGTCTGGAGCATACCGCCAACCTGGAAGCGTTGTGGAACAGTATCTACATATCGGTTCTGAGTGTCATTACGTGCGGAATCGTCGGCGTTACGATGGCGTTTTTATTGGAGCGCTATGAGTTTCCCGGACGAAAAATTCTTTCTGTGCTGGCTTTGGTTCCGATGGCGTTGCCTCCACTCATTGGTGTTCTCTCGTTTACCTTTTTGTACGGAGAAAGCGGAATCGTTCCACGGGCAATCAAAGAGCTGTTCGGGCTTGCCCAGGTTCCTTTCTCGTTAAAAGGAATGTGGGGTGTGGTCGTCGTTCATACGTTTACGATGTACACCTACTTCTTCATGACCGCTACAGCAGCAATCAAGGGACTCGACCCGTCCTTGGAAGAAGCAGCAGCCAGTCTTGGAGCGAATCGCTTTACCGTTTGGCGGCGCATTATTTTGCCGATGCTCACGCCAGCCATGGTCGCGTCTTCTCTGTTGGTTTTCATGATTTCGATGGCTTCTTATACGGCACCGCTCATTTTCGGCATTGACCGGACGATGACGATGCAAATCTATCTGTCTCGCACCAATGGAGATTTGGACATGGCTGCGACACAGTCTACGATTCTTTCGATTGTTTCTGTGGCTTTTCTTTTGATCATGCGTTGGTATCAAGGCGCGCGCAACTACCAGAACTTGAGCAAAGGGGTCAGCGTGCACCGTACTGAGATCAAGAGTAAAGCGGGACGCTACACCACGATTGTGCTGTCTTTTATCGGTACAATCATTCTGATGCTGCCAATTCTCGTATTGGTACTCATTTCCTTCTCAGTGGATGGTACCTGGACGGTGCAAATATTACCTCCTGAGTATACCTTGTCGCATTACATGGATTTGTTCACGGATAGCAAGACATGGCGTCCGATTCTCAACAGCTTGCAGTTGTCTGCTATCGCGGTAGTCGGGATCGTCATTTTCGGTGTAGCTGCGGCATATGCCATGGTTCGCCTCAAGTTTCGCGGGAAAACGCTTCTTGATGTATTGATCATGCTGCCATGGGCATTGCCAGGGACAGTTGTAGCGATCAACCTGATTGCTGCGTTCAGCGAGCCGAATGCATTTAGCTTTGGACAGGTGTTGATCGGAACATTCTGGATTATCCCATTGGCGTATTTTGTCCGACATCTGCCACTTGTGTTTCGCTCTACCAATGCGACCTTGATGCAGATGGACCCATCTGTCGAGGAGGCTGCGCGAAATCTCGGTGCTTCCTGGTGGTACAGCTTCAGACGTGTCGTGTTCCCGATGGCATGGGGGGGAATTCTCGCAGGTACGCTCTTGGCATTCGTCCAGTGTATCGGGGAGTTCGTGGCTTCGATTCTGATCTTCACATCGAAGACAACGCCATTGTCTGTCGCGGTATTCCAACGCATGTACAGTAATGAATTCGGCACCGCTTGCGCCTATGGTGTCTTGCAAATCGTGGTCATCATCATCGTGCTGTTCATCTCCAGAAAACTGACCGGAGATAAAGCGGGAACTGCCGTGTAA